Genomic segment of Panicum virgatum strain AP13 chromosome 2K, P.virgatum_v5, whole genome shotgun sequence:
AACTGCACTCGATCTGGGTCCGAAAACAGGACACTAGGGAGGGCCTCACCGAGGATTCATTGTCGGTCCCGTCGTCACTGCCATCGTCGTTGTCGTCGTCCTCCGCATGCCCtgcgctgccgtcgtcgtcaatGTTGATGGCGTTGCGCGCTGCGGACCGAGTCCGTGAGGTCCCCGCACCGGGCGATGGAGGGACACGGCCGGAGCGGCATCCACGGCCACGGGCGACGCTCCCTTCACCGCCTTGAGCCGCGTCAGATGAAGACGCGTTCACCAAGAAGCCGTTGAACGGATGGCCCGCATGGGGTGTGCCGCCGAATGAAGCGAACCGCGGATCCTGGCCAGCGAACGGATGGAGCTGCGGATGGACGCCGGTGAACGGGGACAGCTGCGGAAGGTTGGTGCCGAACGCTGCCGGCGGCGGATAGTAGCCACCGTAGCCCACCAGGTTGGGAtggttgccggggaacggcgcCGGATGCGGAGGATGGGGCCCGAATGCCGCCGGCCACGGTGGGGGGTTGCCGAAGCTCGGCACCGCCGCATGGGGTCCGCCGAACGGACCctccggcggaggcggagggacATTGCTCTGGCGCAGCTCATCCTCATGGCGCCCGCCAGCTGCGTCCCCGGCGgttgacgccgccgcggagaagccgccgtcgccgggttGTTGTCGCCGAGGGACAAGAAATCCCCTACCCGACCGTCGCCGGATCCGCCCATTCAGTCGCGGCTGGGAGTCGATCCGGCAACGCCGTTGCTGGATCTAACACCGGCGCCGGTGGTAAGGAGAAGGACACGCCGGGCGAGGCGGCGGGATGCTCCGGGTTGCGGCGGCCAATGGTTCACTTCAGTCTAGACAGTCACGGCTTCAGACATGGCATATACATTTTACCAGTCAAGTTGGCTTGTTCGAATGCCAGGTTAGAGCAAGAATGGCTAGAGCCGAGAAGCAATGCCTTCCATAATCGCCTCAACCATAAACACAATGGATGCGCATCTTGAAGAAATGGCGGGATTCAATGAGAAACAGCCTCTCATGATCATGACCTTATTCATTCCTATTCACTAAAGGCGATTCTCAACCAGTTCTCCGTGCAATGTATATGAAGAGTGTCTTCTGCGCTTTTAATACAATGATCTTACTTTATTCAATTGAGCATTCAACATAAGGATATAATTATTTTCGCTACAAAAGAACAACCCTGCAATCCTAaactgaaaaaaaagaagaaatctTTTAAGTGTTCTCAAGAAAATGGTTGGTTCATTCCAATGCAGACTTCAGGTTCTTGGCcaactcttctagcatcttcaaTCCTTCTTCAGGAGAAGCAGATTCCCCCAATAGCCTAACCATTGCGCTACCAACGATCACACCATCTGCGCCCCAACCTGCGATCTGAATTAGAGAAAATGTATCAGTCAGGGTGTCAGGGGACTAGAATAAGTAGGCAATGATCCCAGATCCTGTGTGTAGCAGGAATGATGCCAATTATGATTTACCTGCTTCACATGCTCAGCAGTTGACACACCAAAGCCAACCGCCACGGGCTTTTCTGTGACCTACACAAAGCAACATATTTGGTATTAGCATTGTGACCTTTGGATAGTACTTAGGAACTGACACTACTTCACAAAGTAgcataaaaaaaagaatgatgCAACTGCAAACCTTCTTGATATCCTGAAGAAGAGATTGCACCTTGCCGCTTACATTCGTACGTGTACCGGTAACTCCAACAGCGCTTACCTGAATAGAATAAAGGTTAGCAAATGAATCAAATATATTAAAAGAGATTCAGTAGTGGTAAAGTTGAAAAGTATGGGGTGAAAACCAGTTAGCTATCATGCAAAATCTGCCCACAAAAGTGAAGTGCAAGCAATCAGGTGCATGTCTTTTCAAACTATAATTTTCTGTCCATTCTATTTTTCAGTCAGTCTGAGCATGTTAGCAGAAGCTACCACCAGGACATCTTCTCTTCAGTGGCAGACTAAATACTTGAGACTTCCAAATGTTTCACCTTGGTTGTCAAGATCTGGTGCCCTGTCAAGCAGTACTAAGCAAACTTTCTTTCAGGAAAAGTATATCAGGGCAGCACATATGTTTGCTAGGTTTATGAGGACAACTTGAAATGGCTTAGGTTGTTCAAGATGTTTGCTGACTCAGTGTGTAATAGGTCTATGGTACAACGCAATTGTTCTTCTTGAATCATATATCTAATAGTTTAACTAGTCCAAGGTGCAAAATTATTGATTAGGGATCATATGAATGCTGTATGAGAACATATAATTTAAGATTCAGAATTTGGGACACTTACAAGATAAATAAATCCTTCTGAAGCCTGTGTGATTTTCTCCATTCTTTCATTTGGTGTAGTTGGTGTTGTCAGTAGCACCTGAAAAACATTCATTCAAAGTAAATCCTATTGAATAGCTGGCTTAACAAACAATGTTACCACAAACTGCATAGATGAGGCAATATTTGTTGTTCAGCCATAGCCAGCTTATCAGCACTAAGGACTGAGGAACCGATAGTATGGCCCTATGGATATGATCATGATGTATGTTATAATTTTGTAGCAGAATTTAAGTAAGAAGAAACTAATGAGACCTCTTAAAGAAACTTCACAAGGAATTCTTGGTCCtatttaccaaaaaaaaaaacgtctAGACACAACAGTTGTAAAACAAGGTGTAAACCATAGCATGAGAAGGGTACTACCAGCTCAAGGTTGTTCTTAGCAGCCTCGCTCCTCAAAAATTCTGTCTCTTCCAAAGGAACATCAGGTACCACAAGGCCTGCATGGTAGTAATAACTAAGTAACTTGATTATCACACTGTAACACGAATTCCTGTGAAGCCAATCTAACTGTTGTACAATATCAGTTGTCAGTATTTGGATGTGCTGTTATCTGAACAATGCTGTGCATTAGACAAACTAATAtgcaaatgaaataaaaaaaatcagttaACTAACGTGATAGGTATTAATGCGAAAGAGCATCACTAAAATCGTGTGCCATTATATAATAAAAGAAATATTACCGCGTAAACCAGCTTCCTTAACAATAGTCATGAAGTTTGGGATTCCACGCTTCAGAATCGGGTTATAATATGTGAAAAGTGATACAGGGCAGGACAGCTCAGGTGTCACCTCCTTAACCATGGAGATTACATCATCAAACGTGGTGCCTTTTGCTAGCGCACGTGTTGCGGAGGCCTAAAATGGCGCAAACAAAAGTCATTACTCATAAGCAAAGGCATACAAGCACAACAGGCCATAATAGCACATACAGCAGAGGCACTGTGTGACTCACCTGAATAACAGGGCCATCAGCCAATGGATCTGAGTAAGGCACGCCCAATTCAATCACGTCCGAACCACACGCGTCAAGGATCTTGAGTGCCTTCGCTGTGGTGGCCAAGTCAGGGTCACCAGCAACGATGAAGGGGATGAGGGCAGTCTGAATATTCTCAGATATTAGCAAACTTAAACTAGACAATAGATATAGAGGAAAGAAATCAAAGTTTGAAACTAAAATTGCTGATCTTGAATGATACATCTCACCTAATCCCAGCAACTTGAGTTGGGTTGTGCtataaaatataaattttacGATACAGACATATGTAGCAGCACATAGTGCAGAAGAAGGTAACATGGCAAGTGACGCAATGAAACCTAATCTCTTATTTGCCATTGCAGAATTTCGCAACCCCAAAATGTGTCACTGACATGTGGCACCCACATGTCAATTCAGGGGATCCCGGAAAATGCAATGGCACACCATGAATTTACCGAATGTAACCGAACACTGATCACTTGGAGGAACTGAATTACTTATATTCATCCTACACACCAACAATCCTTTAGCCTCCACGATCCGCATCATAATGTGCCAGAATATAGGAGCAGCTGCCGTGGCCAAATCAGAAATGGACAGGCCTGGTTCCTCCGCGGCTTTACATCACCCGAAACATGACCCGATCCAGACGATCTCAACACGAACGCACCTCCCAAATTAAAATGCAAAGCAGAAATAGCATGACGCAGTCCGGTAACCACAGTCAGTCAACGCACCCTGTGCCACGCCATGTCGCCATCGAATCTCACTCGGCGCAAAATCGCACTACCCTGCAGGATCAGACCAAGCCCCCAAGCCACCCGATGGACCGACACGCACTTTtattctttaaaaaaaacagagagaaaaTGGCTCGTCGTGGAGGGGAGGGGATTCGGGAGCAGCTCTTACCTTCCCCTGCTCCCTGAGCTCGGCGAATTTCCCCGAGATGCTGCGCCTGTCCTGCGCCAcggcggcagccgccgccgccgccgccctgacgGCGACCGCGGGCCCGGCGGGCGCCGCGCCCCGGAACGAGACcctcccggcggccggcgcggcgcccctCCTGGGCCCCACGGCGGCGAGCGACGCCGACCCGGCGGTCGCGGTGGAGGCGGCCTTGAGCGCGAACGCCATGgcggaggtggagaggatggGGGGCGGGCGCTGGCCGGCCGCCTGCTCGCCTCACGTGCGCGAGCGCGGGGAGGGATAGGCGCGCGTGACTTGTGAGGTGGtggcttggcttggcttggcttggctGGGTTGACAAGGAGGAGGCTGCCCATTTAACAAGGGGGCCCGGGGGTTGGTGGGCCGAGATCAGATGGATGCCCACCCCCTTCCTGTGAAGAAGTTGTTAGAATAAGTgcacttctcttttttttgaaggaataaGTGCACTTCTCGATTTAAAGTGAAGAGATGAGaaattacatatatatatatataaccctTATAAAGATGTAATCATTTCACTTTGGGAAGAGAGAAAGTAGAAAAAGATAACTAGAGTTAGACCTTATTTGGACTAAATTTTATGTTTAAAATTTAGTCCATTAGATCATCCAAATATGTGGACTAAATTTTGGAATAAAGTTTAGTTTCACCCCCCAACTAAAATTTACTCTATAGAACTCAACTAATTCAGACTAAAACTTAGTTTCACCCATTCATATGTTTCGAATGGTTTCCCATCCATGGATCCGAACAGATATGGACTCAAATTTAGTTACCTAATAATGTTTTGTCACACAAATTTTAGTCCGGACTAAATTTCAGTCCTAGATGATCCAGACACGTACTGGACGGAAGAAGTACTCTTTGCCAATTGCCATGTGGAGACAGCGTCTGTGATCTGACTACACGGCGATATTTCTGATCGCGTCCTAAGATATATATGGGTCACGGATCTCGAAGCACGTGCCGGTATAATTTTTTCATTATCCACCCGGTGATTTGATTCGATGAGCACGTTGGCCCCCCAATAACAAAACAACGTCGTTAATTTCTGAAACCAAGTTGTGTGAAAAATAACCCTGATAGGCATTGAGATCCATTTGTCCATGGCATAGTCGCAAGGGGCGCCCTATAGCCTAACCACGTTGAGTTCGGCCAGCGACCCTGCTTTATTACCCACATTCAGATCAGCTGAGATCTCATCAAAGTCCATGCGCACTACCTTTAagcatttcatatatagaaaaaCTTATTTAGTCTGTTTATTAAGTTTCTTCCTCTCTCGTTATTACCTATATCAGAAGGTCtgggtttcttttttttttttggttgcgAGGTACCAAAAGGTAGTACTACGCAATTGTCAAGCTTGTTTAGCGTCCGTCAAAGAAGAATTTGCCTAAATCACCGTTGGAAAAAGGCAGAGAAGCTGTTGGATAGTTTGATTTGAAGAAAGGCAGCAGCACacacggcggcggggcgacgaCGGTCCTtgcccgccgccgaggagagGAGACAACCGAGAAGGCCGGGCATCGACGCCGTGCGCCGGCGATCAAACCATCAAGCGTCGCTGCAGCGAGTGGTTGAGACTTGAGAGAGGAAAACGACCTGACGAAGCGGCCGGGCAGTGCCCAAGTCCATCCAAGCAATCCCTGAACACGCAGAGCCGTCAAAGTGAGAGATCGACAGAGGCAGGCAGCACGCTGTCAGAGGAGAGAGGAAAGAAAGCTCTCCAGATCGGCCTTGTCTTGCTAACCCG
This window contains:
- the LOC120695004 gene encoding programmed cell death protein 7-like encodes the protein MSEAIQQRRCRIDSQPRLNGRIRRRSGRGFLVPRRQQPGDGGFSAAASTAGDAAGGRHEDELRQSNVPPPPPEGPFGGPHAAVPSFGNPPPWPAAFGPHPPHPAPFPGNHPNLVGYGGYYPPPAAFGTNLPQLSPFTGVHPQLHPFAGQDPRFASFGGTPHAGHPFNGFLVNASSSDAAQGGEGSVARGRGCRSGRVPPSPGAGTSRTRSAARNAINIDDDGSAGHAEDDDNDDGSDDGTDNESSGLLSNLSGVTTRPSMYGTRSRSFPD
- the LOC120664060 gene encoding tryptophan synthase alpha chain-like isoform X2 gives rise to the protein MAFALKAASTATAGSASLAAVGPRRGAAPAAGRVSFRGAAPAGPAVAVRAAAAAAAAVAQDRRSISGKFAELREQGKTALIPFIVAGDPDLATTAKALKILDACGSDVIELGVPYSDPLADGPVIQASATRALAKGTTFDDVISMVKEVTPELSCPVSLFTYYNPILKRGIPNFMTIVKEAGLRGLVVPDVPLEETEFLRSEAAKNNLELVLLTTPTTPNERMEKITQASEGFIYLVSAVGVTGTRTNVSGKVQSLLQDIKKVTEKPVAVGFGVSTAEHVKQIAGWGADGVIVGSAMVRLLGESASPEEGLKMLEELAKNLKSALE
- the LOC120664060 gene encoding tryptophan synthase alpha chain-like isoform X1, which codes for MAFALKAASTATAGSASLAAVGPRRGAAPAAGRVSFRGAAPAGPAVAVRAAAAAAAAVAQDRRSISGKFAELREQGKGSAILRRVRFDGDMAWHRTALIPFIVAGDPDLATTAKALKILDACGSDVIELGVPYSDPLADGPVIQASATRALAKGTTFDDVISMVKEVTPELSCPVSLFTYYNPILKRGIPNFMTIVKEAGLRGLVVPDVPLEETEFLRSEAAKNNLELVLLTTPTTPNERMEKITQASEGFIYLVSAVGVTGTRTNVSGKVQSLLQDIKKVTEKPVAVGFGVSTAEHVKQIAGWGADGVIVGSAMVRLLGESASPEEGLKMLEELAKNLKSALE